A single Macadamia integrifolia cultivar HAES 741 unplaced genomic scaffold, SCU_Mint_v3 scaffold368, whole genome shotgun sequence DNA region contains:
- the LOC122068304 gene encoding pathogen-related protein-like, with amino-acid sequence MPLSCAMCPLLNQESGGRAISLEEVAKVGGNNAFLQSSLPDRLRAFDPSTETSESSHHAFGTAFPRGFALEFLQVFSGPPVVAYKFRHWGYMEGPFKGHAPTGERVELYGVSIVEVDEFMQIEKLEFIYDAAELLSGLLKGPVLKEFESDTSPKSSLHCPFLKEV; translated from the exons GAGGGAGAGCCATATCCCTTGAGGAGGTTGCAAAGGTTGGAGGCAACAACGCGTTCTTGCAAAGCTCCTTACCAGACCGATTACGTGCTTTTGATCCATCTACTGAGACATCTGAGTCATCCCATCACGCATTCGGAACAGCATTTCCTCGTGGATTTGCCTTGGAATTCCTTCAGGTGTTTTCAGGTCCTCCGGTGGTTGCCTATAAGTTCAGACATTGGGGTTATATGGAGGGTCCTTTCAAAGGCCATGCTCCAACTGGGGAGAGAGTTGAATTGTATGGAGTAAGCATCGTTGAG GTTGACGAATTCATGCAAATTGAGAAGCTGGAGTTCATTTATGATGCCGCGGAATTGCTTTCCGGACTTCTTAAGGGTCCTGTTTTGAAGGAATTTGAATCTGACACCTCACCAAAATCATCTCTCCATTGCCCTTTCTTGAAAGAGGTGTAG